One Arthrobacter sp. StoSoilB19 DNA window includes the following coding sequences:
- the ctaD gene encoding cytochrome c oxidase subunit I: MTTTGQRMGGTAATAAPAVVRRSKGTIIVNWITSTDHKTIGYMYLISSFVFFCAGGVMALLIRAELFEPGMQILQTKEQYNQLFTMHGTIMLLMFATPLFAGFANVIMPLQIGAPDVAFPRLNALAFWFFLFGSTIAVSGFITPQGAASFGWFAYAPLSNTTFTPGIGGDLWVFGLALSGFGTILGSVNFITTIICMRAPGLTMWRMPIFTWNTLVTAILVLMAFPPLAAALFALGADRKFGAHIFDPANGGAILWQHLFWFFGHPEVYIIALPFFGIVSEIFPVFSRKPLFGYKGIVYATIAIAALSVTVWAHHMYVTGAIFLPFFAFMTMLIAVPTGVKFFNWIGTMWGGSLTFETPMLWSMGFLATFLFGGLTGIILASPPMDFHVSDTYFVVAHFHYVVFGTVVFAMFAGFYFWWPKFTGTMLNERLGKIHFWMLFLGFHATFLIQHWLGVLGMPRRYADYMPEDNFTGMNQFSTIGSYLLGASLIPFFWNVYITWRAGKKVTVDDPWGFGASLEWATSCPPPRHNFTSLPRIRSERPALDLHHPELSVRLHPSENAPGESLLGAADIGEHDVHDPNPNT, encoded by the coding sequence ATGACCACCACAGGCCAAAGAATGGGCGGAACCGCAGCCACGGCCGCACCGGCAGTGGTCCGGCGCTCCAAAGGCACCATCATCGTCAACTGGATCACCTCCACCGACCACAAGACCATCGGGTACATGTACCTGATCTCGTCCTTCGTGTTCTTCTGCGCCGGGGGCGTGATGGCCCTGCTGATCCGTGCCGAATTGTTCGAGCCCGGCATGCAGATCCTGCAAACCAAGGAACAGTACAACCAGCTGTTCACCATGCACGGCACCATCATGCTGCTGATGTTCGCCACCCCGCTGTTTGCCGGGTTCGCCAACGTGATCATGCCGCTGCAGATCGGCGCCCCTGACGTGGCCTTCCCGCGCCTGAACGCGCTGGCCTTCTGGTTCTTCCTGTTCGGCTCCACCATCGCGGTGTCCGGCTTCATCACCCCGCAGGGCGCAGCGTCCTTCGGCTGGTTCGCCTATGCGCCGCTGTCGAACACGACGTTCACCCCGGGCATCGGCGGGGACCTGTGGGTCTTCGGCCTGGCACTGTCCGGCTTCGGCACCATCCTGGGCTCCGTCAACTTCATCACCACCATCATCTGCATGCGCGCCCCGGGGCTCACCATGTGGCGGATGCCCATCTTCACCTGGAACACCCTCGTCACCGCCATCCTGGTGCTCATGGCGTTCCCGCCGCTGGCCGCCGCCCTGTTCGCGCTTGGCGCGGACCGCAAGTTCGGGGCCCACATCTTCGACCCGGCCAACGGCGGCGCCATCCTCTGGCAGCACCTGTTCTGGTTCTTCGGCCACCCGGAGGTGTACATCATTGCGCTGCCGTTCTTCGGCATCGTGTCGGAGATCTTCCCGGTCTTCAGCCGCAAACCCCTGTTTGGCTACAAGGGCATCGTGTACGCCACCATCGCCATCGCAGCCCTGTCCGTGACGGTGTGGGCCCACCACATGTACGTCACCGGCGCGATCTTCCTGCCGTTCTTCGCCTTCATGACCATGCTCATCGCGGTGCCCACCGGCGTGAAGTTCTTCAACTGGATCGGCACCATGTGGGGCGGGTCGCTGACCTTCGAAACGCCGATGCTCTGGAGCATGGGGTTCCTGGCCACGTTCCTGTTCGGCGGCCTCACCGGGATTATCCTGGCCTCGCCGCCCATGGACTTCCACGTCTCGGACACCTACTTCGTAGTGGCGCACTTCCACTACGTGGTGTTCGGCACGGTGGTGTTCGCCATGTTCGCCGGGTTCTACTTCTGGTGGCCCAAGTTCACCGGCACCATGCTCAACGAGCGCCTGGGCAAGATCCACTTCTGGATGCTGTTCCTGGGCTTCCACGCCACGTTCCTCATCCAGCACTGGCTGGGTGTCCTGGGCATGCCCCGCCGGTACGCGGACTACATGCCGGAGGACAACTTCACCGGAATGAACCAGTTCTCCACCATCGGGTCGTATCTCCTGGGCGCGTCCCTCATCCCGTTCTTCTGGAACGTCTACATCACCTGGCGCGCCGGCAAGAAGGTCACCGTGGACGATCCCTGGGGCTTCGGCGCTTCGCTGGAGTGGGCCACCTCCTGCCCGCCGCCGCGGCACAACTTCACCTCGCTGCCCCGGATCCGTTCGGAACGTCCCGCCCTGGACCTGCACCACCCGGAGCTGAGCGTCCGGCTCCACCCGTCCGAAAACGCCCCCGGGGAGAGCCTCCTGGGTGCCGCGGACATCGGGGAGCACGACGTCCACGACCCCAACCCGAACACCTAG
- a CDS encoding alkaline phosphatase family protein gives MGFPGQGRRPGVPAAALTVAALVLLAVVVPVALRTGTSSGTNGGISKIKHVVIITQENRSFDSYFGTYPGADGIPMQDGKPAVCLPDPARGGCVAPFYDSSDSNDGGPHSPADAAADINNGAMDGFVAQAEKGIAHCEATATDCTYKTRRTDVMGYHDRKQLPTYWTYADNFVLQDHMFTSAAAGSLQAHLYMVSEWSAKCTKPGEPSSCVDALDGLDNEPEKAEFDDSLIGECQADQDLQTCRDALGEAGSGPDLAVQTQQLATASCKRTDSYATCKAAVDAAPFPAALKEKLAAAAKNLKQPNYAWTDLTYLLHKHNVPWAYYVFSGTEPDCRNDAATCAPVEQDAETPGRWNPLPYFDTVKEDGEQGNIKPLAGFYDDARQGRLPAVSWVAPSDEVSEHPPAKVSTGQQYVAGLVNAIMSGPDWDSTAIFLNWDDWGGFYDHVQPPAVDNSGYGLRVPAMVISPYAKKGYIDHQILSQDAYFKFIEDDFLGGERIDPATDGRPDNRPGVRENNPQLGDLANAFDFNQTPLPPLILPNATTY, from the coding sequence ATGGGCTTCCCGGGGCAGGGACGACGGCCCGGTGTCCCGGCCGCCGCCTTGACCGTGGCGGCCCTGGTGCTGCTCGCCGTCGTGGTTCCCGTTGCCCTGCGCACCGGGACCTCGTCCGGGACCAACGGAGGGATCTCCAAGATCAAGCACGTGGTGATCATTACCCAGGAGAACAGGTCCTTCGACAGCTACTTCGGCACCTACCCGGGTGCCGACGGCATTCCCATGCAGGACGGCAAGCCTGCCGTTTGCCTGCCGGACCCGGCGCGCGGAGGTTGCGTTGCGCCGTTCTACGATTCATCAGACAGCAACGACGGCGGCCCGCACAGTCCGGCCGACGCGGCGGCAGACATCAACAACGGTGCCATGGACGGGTTCGTGGCCCAGGCGGAAAAGGGCATTGCCCATTGCGAGGCGACTGCCACCGACTGCACGTACAAGACCAGGCGCACCGACGTGATGGGCTACCACGACCGAAAACAGCTGCCGACCTACTGGACATACGCCGACAATTTCGTGCTTCAGGACCACATGTTCACCTCCGCCGCAGCCGGAAGCCTGCAGGCCCACCTCTACATGGTGTCCGAGTGGTCGGCCAAGTGCACAAAGCCCGGGGAGCCGTCGTCGTGCGTGGATGCACTGGATGGCCTGGACAATGAACCTGAAAAGGCGGAGTTCGATGACAGCCTGATCGGCGAATGCCAGGCAGACCAGGACCTGCAGACCTGCCGCGACGCCCTCGGGGAGGCAGGCAGTGGCCCCGACCTTGCCGTCCAAACCCAGCAGCTGGCAACGGCCAGCTGCAAACGCACCGATTCCTACGCCACCTGCAAGGCCGCCGTCGACGCAGCACCATTCCCGGCCGCGCTGAAGGAGAAGCTGGCAGCAGCAGCCAAGAACCTGAAACAGCCCAATTACGCCTGGACCGACCTGACCTACCTGCTCCACAAACACAATGTGCCGTGGGCCTACTACGTCTTCAGCGGCACCGAGCCGGACTGCCGCAACGATGCCGCCACGTGCGCCCCCGTTGAGCAGGATGCCGAAACGCCGGGGCGGTGGAATCCGCTGCCGTACTTCGACACGGTCAAGGAGGACGGCGAGCAAGGCAACATCAAACCGCTTGCCGGTTTCTACGACGACGCCAGGCAGGGCAGGCTGCCGGCCGTCAGTTGGGTGGCACCCAGCGACGAGGTCAGCGAACATCCTCCGGCCAAGGTCAGCACCGGCCAGCAGTATGTTGCCGGGCTGGTCAACGCGATCATGAGCGGCCCGGACTGGGACAGCACCGCCATCTTCCTGAACTGGGACGACTGGGGCGGGTTCTATGACCATGTCCAGCCACCTGCGGTGGACAACAGCGGCTACGGCCTGCGCGTCCCCGCCATGGTCATCAGCCCCTACGCGAAGAAGGGCTACATCGACCATCAGATCCTCAGCCAGGACGCCTACTTCAAATTCATCGAGGACGATTTCCTGGGCGGCGAAAGGATCGACCCCGCCACCGACGGCCGGCCCGACAACCGCCCCGGGGTCCGGGAGAACAACCCGCAACTGGGCGATCTGGCCAACGCCTTCGACTTCAACCAGACACCGCTGCCGCCATTGATCCTGCCCAACGCCACCACCTACTGA
- a CDS encoding ATP-binding cassette domain-containing protein, with protein sequence MTHDQAPAPAIRVQGIEKSFKGLRVLRGVHFDVPPGSIFALLGSNGAGKTTLVRILSTLLRADAGTAMVNGYDAGAEPEGVRGSISLTGQFAAVDDVLTGRENLVLMARLRHLRSPGEIAGQLLARFSLTEAGNRRVSTYSGGMRRRLDIAMSLVGSPPVIILDEPTTGLDPQARLDVWQTVRQLAARGTTVLLTTQYLEEAEHLADRIAILHQGTIIRNGTLAELKRLLPAATVEYVEKQPSLEDVFLALVGDPAKDGSESTTGARKEMP encoded by the coding sequence ATGACCCATGACCAGGCCCCGGCACCCGCCATCCGGGTACAGGGCATCGAAAAGTCGTTCAAGGGCCTGCGCGTTCTGCGGGGCGTCCACTTCGACGTGCCGCCGGGAAGCATATTCGCGCTCCTGGGCTCCAACGGCGCCGGAAAGACCACGCTGGTGCGCATCCTGTCCACGCTGCTGCGGGCGGATGCGGGCACCGCCATGGTGAACGGGTACGACGCCGGCGCGGAGCCGGAGGGCGTGCGCGGCTCCATCAGCCTCACAGGCCAGTTCGCCGCGGTGGACGACGTGCTGACCGGGCGGGAAAACCTGGTGCTGATGGCCAGGCTGCGGCACCTGCGGAGCCCTGGGGAGATTGCCGGCCAGCTCCTTGCCAGGTTTTCCCTCACCGAGGCCGGGAACCGCAGGGTGTCCACCTACTCCGGCGGGATGCGCCGGAGACTGGACATCGCCATGAGCCTGGTTGGCAGCCCGCCGGTCATCATCCTGGACGAGCCCACCACCGGCCTGGACCCGCAGGCCCGCCTTGACGTCTGGCAGACCGTGCGCCAACTTGCTGCCCGCGGAACCACGGTGCTGCTCACCACGCAGTACCTCGAGGAGGCCGAACACCTGGCCGACCGGATAGCCATCCTGCACCAGGGCACCATCATCAGGAACGGAACCCTGGCCGAACTCAAGCGGCTGCTTCCGGCCGCCACGGTGGAATACGTCGAGAAGCAGCCCTCGCTGGAGGACGTCTTCCTCGCCCTCGTCGGGGACCCGGCCAAGGACGGCTCCGAAAGCACCACCGGCGCACGAAAGGAAATGCCATGA
- a CDS encoding ABC transporter permease yields the protein MTTHILSDTRVLAGRSLRHILRSPDTIITTAVTPVAMMLLFVYVFGGAINTGSGGPYVNYLLPGIMLITISSGVAYTAYRLFLDLQGGIFERFTSMPVARGSVLWAHVLTSLAANFGALAAVVGVALLMGFRSGASVAAWLAVVGILALFTLALTWIAVIAGLLAKTVDGASGFSYPLIFLPFISSAFVPTGSMPGPVAWFAENQPVTSIVDAIRALLAQEAVGSGIWTALAWLAGLLVAASAVAAAVYRRKFT from the coding sequence ATGACCACCCATATCCTCAGCGACACACGGGTCCTGGCCGGACGCTCGCTCCGCCATATCCTGCGCAGCCCGGACACCATCATCACCACCGCCGTCACACCGGTGGCCATGATGCTGTTGTTCGTCTACGTGTTCGGCGGCGCGATCAACACCGGCTCCGGCGGCCCGTACGTCAACTACCTGCTCCCCGGGATCATGCTCATCACCATCTCGTCCGGCGTCGCCTACACCGCCTACCGGTTGTTCCTGGACCTGCAGGGCGGCATATTCGAACGGTTCACCTCCATGCCGGTGGCCAGGGGCAGCGTCCTGTGGGCCCACGTGCTCACGTCACTGGCCGCCAACTTCGGGGCACTGGCCGCCGTGGTGGGCGTTGCGCTGCTGATGGGATTCCGCAGCGGAGCCTCCGTGGCCGCCTGGCTCGCCGTCGTCGGAATCCTCGCCCTCTTCACGCTGGCACTGACCTGGATCGCCGTGATCGCCGGGCTGCTGGCGAAAACCGTGGACGGGGCCAGCGGTTTCAGCTACCCGCTGATTTTCCTGCCGTTCATCAGCTCCGCTTTTGTTCCCACCGGTTCCATGCCCGGCCCGGTGGCCTGGTTCGCCGAGAACCAGCCGGTGACGTCCATCGTCGATGCCATCCGTGCCTTGCTGGCGCAGGAAGCCGTGGGCAGCGGCATTTGGACGGCCCTGGCCTGGCTGGCGGGACTTCTCGTGGCAGCCAGCGCAGTCGCCGCCGCCGTATACCGCCGAAAGTTCACCTGA
- a CDS encoding cytochrome c oxidase subunit II has translation MRRLAGLGAGLGVLPLLASCSAEVSRGFLPGNRDTTNNTALITDLWVNSWIAALVVGIITWGLMIWVIVAYRRRKNTVGFPAQLSYNLPLEVFYLAIPLIVIGVLFVFTDREQRAIDARYPNPDVVIDVFGKQWSWDFNYVKEQVHEDAGQQAHLTGDWGTPDRLPTLYLPVGKKVELHLQSRDVQHSFWVVDFLQKRDLYPGHEQYNPYINITPNRVGEYMGKCAELCGEYHSEMLFKVRVVSQQEYDSHIADLKAKGNTGNLGADYNRAPMSAPSPQAPDAAQ, from the coding sequence ATGCGGCGCCTGGCAGGACTGGGCGCTGGCCTTGGTGTGTTGCCGCTGCTGGCCTCCTGCTCCGCCGAAGTGTCCCGCGGCTTCCTGCCCGGGAACCGTGACACCACCAACAACACCGCGCTGATCACGGACCTGTGGGTCAACTCCTGGATCGCTGCACTGGTGGTGGGCATCATCACCTGGGGACTGATGATCTGGGTCATCGTTGCCTACCGGCGCCGGAAGAACACCGTAGGGTTCCCCGCGCAATTGAGCTATAACCTTCCGCTGGAAGTGTTCTACCTGGCCATCCCGCTGATCGTCATCGGCGTCCTGTTCGTCTTCACGGACCGGGAACAGCGGGCCATCGATGCACGCTACCCCAACCCGGACGTGGTGATCGACGTCTTCGGCAAGCAGTGGTCCTGGGATTTCAACTACGTCAAGGAACAGGTCCACGAGGACGCCGGACAGCAGGCCCACCTGACCGGCGACTGGGGCACCCCGGACCGGCTGCCCACCCTCTACCTGCCGGTGGGCAAGAAAGTGGAACTGCACCTGCAGTCGCGCGACGTGCAGCATTCCTTCTGGGTGGTGGATTTCCTGCAGAAACGCGACCTGTATCCGGGCCACGAACAGTACAACCCCTACATCAACATCACCCCCAACCGCGTGGGCGAATACATGGGCAAGTGCGCCGAACTCTGCGGCGAGTACCACTCCGAGATGCTCTTCAAGGTCCGGGTGGTCAGCCAGCAGGAGTATGACAGCCACATCGCGGACCTGAAGGCCAAGGGCAACACGGGCAACCTGGGCGCCGACTACAACAGGGCACCGATGTCGGCCCCGTCACCGCAAGCCCCGGACGCAGCACAGTAA
- a CDS encoding alkaline phosphatase family protein, with protein MYRISARSTAVRRRPSPALLPLLALLLFGLVACQGPAPASPPDSQSATPSESPEAEPTPTETPGTAVDPQGTPTAAGAPGHVFVINLENKSYDSVWGGNSAAPYLSGTLRKKGVLLQNYYGIAHNSLPNYLAQISGQRPNDNTEQDCRTYTEFNTTGSDGDGTLQGNGCLYPDQAQTIAGQLSASGKTWKGYMEDMQQPCEHPVPGEPDNHIRATADEMYSTHHNPFVYFHAITSSPDCVKNVVNFSALAKDLKSAATTPNLAYITPNLCHDGHDESCADGTRGGLRAVDSWLKAHVPAILSSPAYKQDGVLVITFDEAEGDTAGPSAGDAGSPGGGAAGGKVGALVLSPFSPAGATSDQPYNHYSLLATMEDIFHLPRLGMAGDPGVQAFGGDVFRQAS; from the coding sequence GTGTACCGAATATCAGCCCGCTCAACCGCTGTTCGGCGGCGGCCCTCACCCGCGCTGCTGCCACTGCTGGCCCTGCTGCTGTTCGGGCTCGTGGCCTGCCAGGGTCCAGCACCGGCATCGCCTCCCGATTCCCAAAGCGCCACGCCATCCGAAAGCCCCGAGGCGGAACCAACACCCACAGAGACCCCAGGCACCGCCGTCGATCCACAGGGCACCCCCACGGCCGCCGGAGCCCCCGGGCACGTATTCGTGATCAACCTGGAGAACAAGAGCTACGACTCCGTGTGGGGTGGCAACTCCGCCGCGCCTTACCTGTCCGGAACCCTCCGGAAGAAGGGCGTGCTGCTGCAGAACTACTACGGCATCGCCCACAACTCGCTGCCCAACTACCTGGCCCAGATTTCCGGCCAGCGGCCCAACGACAATACGGAGCAGGACTGCCGCACCTACACGGAGTTCAACACCACGGGCAGCGACGGGGACGGCACCCTGCAGGGCAACGGCTGCCTCTACCCGGACCAGGCGCAGACCATCGCCGGGCAGCTGAGCGCGTCTGGCAAGACGTGGAAGGGGTACATGGAGGACATGCAGCAGCCCTGTGAGCACCCGGTCCCCGGCGAACCCGACAACCACATCCGGGCGACCGCCGATGAGATGTACTCCACGCACCACAACCCCTTCGTCTACTTCCACGCCATCACGTCGTCCCCGGACTGCGTGAAGAACGTGGTGAACTTTTCGGCGCTGGCAAAAGACCTGAAATCCGCAGCCACCACTCCAAACCTTGCCTACATCACGCCCAACCTCTGCCACGACGGGCATGACGAATCCTGCGCCGACGGCACCCGCGGCGGACTGAGGGCCGTGGACTCGTGGCTTAAGGCCCATGTGCCGGCCATCCTGTCCTCCCCCGCATACAAGCAGGACGGCGTGCTGGTCATCACGTTCGACGAGGCCGAGGGCGACACGGCCGGGCCGTCCGCCGGAGACGCCGGGAGCCCCGGAGGCGGTGCAGCCGGCGGCAAGGTGGGTGCCCTGGTGCTGTCCCCGTTCAGCCCGGCAGGGGCCACATCGGACCAGCCGTACAACCACTACAGCCTGCTGGCCACCATGGAGGACATCTTCCACCTGCCGCGGCTCGGGATGGCCGGCGACCCGGGCGTGCAGGCCTTTGGCGGCGATGTCTTCCGGCAGGCTTCCTAA
- a CDS encoding glutamate--cysteine ligase — MDTYGNDGNGGAGAGRRTFGVEEELLLVDPANGEAVPMAGALLNLYVRPLQAGAGPVLAAEFQQEMIEVVTPPHATLARLEQDIIAGRGIARQAAGDIGVRVAALGTSPLPADPHPVQLRRFRAMTEEYGLTAREQLTCGCHIHVSVESPEEAVAVLDRMRIWLPVLIALSANSPFWHGQDSGYASYRSQVWNRWPSAGPLDILGTPDAYHQLVHDMVSTGVALDEGMVYFDARLSRHYPTVEIRVADVCLRPENTVMLAGIARGLVETSAREWREGIEPVSAPSALLRLAAWKASRWGLRGELLDPHTHRPASALAVVNSLLNHIRGALEDMGDLPRVEALVDAVLNTGTGAVRQMEVLHRTGDLEQVVQDAADCTAGSSWEPRPGRRRQ; from the coding sequence ATGGACACCTACGGCAATGACGGCAACGGAGGCGCGGGCGCAGGCAGGCGGACGTTCGGCGTCGAGGAGGAGCTGCTCCTGGTGGACCCCGCAAACGGGGAAGCCGTGCCGATGGCCGGAGCACTCCTGAACCTGTACGTCCGCCCCCTGCAGGCCGGAGCCGGGCCCGTCCTGGCCGCTGAGTTCCAGCAGGAAATGATCGAGGTGGTCACCCCGCCCCACGCCACCCTGGCACGGCTGGAACAGGACATCATTGCCGGGCGGGGTATCGCCCGGCAGGCGGCAGGGGACATCGGCGTCAGGGTGGCCGCGTTGGGCACCTCGCCGCTCCCGGCCGACCCGCATCCCGTACAGCTCCGGAGATTCAGGGCAATGACGGAGGAATACGGGCTGACCGCCAGGGAACAGCTCACCTGCGGGTGTCACATCCACGTTTCGGTGGAGTCGCCGGAGGAAGCCGTGGCCGTGCTGGACCGGATGCGTATCTGGCTGCCGGTGCTTATCGCGCTCAGCGCCAACTCACCGTTCTGGCACGGCCAGGACAGCGGCTACGCCAGCTACCGCTCCCAGGTCTGGAACCGCTGGCCCTCGGCCGGTCCGCTGGACATCCTGGGGACCCCGGACGCCTACCACCAGCTGGTGCACGACATGGTGAGCACCGGCGTCGCCCTGGACGAGGGCATGGTCTACTTCGATGCCCGCCTCTCGCGGCACTACCCCACAGTGGAGATCCGCGTGGCCGACGTGTGCCTGCGGCCGGAGAACACCGTCATGCTGGCGGGAATTGCCAGGGGCCTGGTGGAAACGTCCGCGCGGGAATGGCGCGAGGGCATCGAGCCGGTGTCGGCGCCCTCGGCGCTGCTTCGGCTGGCCGCCTGGAAAGCAAGCCGGTGGGGGCTGCGGGGAGAACTGCTGGACCCGCACACGCACCGCCCGGCGTCCGCGCTCGCCGTCGTGAATTCCCTGCTGAACCACATCCGTGGGGCGCTGGAAGACATGGGTGACCTGCCCCGGGTGGAGGCCCTGGTGGACGCGGTACTCAACACCGGCACCGGCGCCGTGCGGCAGATGGAGGTGCTGCACCGCACCGGCGACCTGGAGCAGGTAGTACAGGATGCGGCTGACTGCACTGCCGGCTCCTCCTGGGAGCCGCGTCCTGGACGCAGGCGTCAGTAG
- a CDS encoding VIT family protein: MSETLKLSRNEPHDSSVASRLNWLRAGVLGANDGIVSVAATVVGVAGVTNDLAPILVAGTAAVVGGAVSMALGEYVSVSSQSDSQRALIEKERQELRDDPDGELAELALIYQAKGLSEATARTVAEELTAKDALKAHLSAELNIDEEEVVSPWHAAFASAIAFTVGAVLPMLAIIFPPEGARIPVTFVAVILALALTGTVSAKIGGSSKRKATIRLVVGGALAMAFTFAVGSLLGTTGIA; the protein is encoded by the coding sequence ATGTCTGAAACTCTCAAGCTGAGCCGCAACGAACCGCACGACAGCAGCGTGGCATCCCGCCTGAACTGGCTGCGGGCCGGTGTCCTGGGCGCGAACGACGGCATCGTCTCCGTGGCGGCAACTGTGGTGGGCGTGGCCGGGGTGACCAACGACCTCGCGCCAATCCTGGTGGCAGGCACCGCGGCGGTGGTGGGCGGCGCCGTGTCCATGGCGTTGGGCGAATACGTTTCCGTGAGCAGCCAAAGCGACAGCCAGCGGGCACTGATCGAAAAGGAACGCCAGGAGCTCAGGGACGATCCCGACGGCGAACTGGCAGAGCTTGCGCTCATCTACCAGGCAAAGGGACTCAGCGAAGCCACGGCCCGGACAGTTGCCGAAGAATTGACGGCAAAGGACGCACTGAAGGCACACCTGTCTGCCGAACTGAACATCGACGAAGAGGAAGTGGTCAGCCCCTGGCACGCGGCCTTCGCCTCCGCCATCGCGTTCACCGTCGGCGCCGTGCTGCCTATGCTGGCCATCATCTTCCCGCCCGAAGGGGCGCGCATCCCGGTCACGTTCGTCGCCGTCATCCTGGCGCTCGCGCTGACCGGCACCGTCAGCGCCAAAATCGGCGGCAGCTCCAAGCGCAAGGCCACCATCCGGCTGGTGGTTGGCGGGGCGCTTGCCATGGCCTTCACGTTCGCAGTGGGAAGCCTCCTGGGCACCACCGGCATCGCCTAG
- a CDS encoding iron ABC transporter substrate-binding protein — MKIRNSALAGIALAATAALGLTACGGATPAGNGSSSASGGAAAGGITVYNAQHESLTKEWVDAFTAETGIKVTLRQGDDTEMSNQIIQEGQASPADVFLTENSPAMTQVENAGLFADVNKDTLAQVPSEFTPSTGKWTGIAARSTVLVYNKTKLTEDQLPKSMLDLAKPEWKGRWAASPTGADFQAIVSALLELKGESATEDWLKAMKDNSKAYKGNSTAMKAVNAGEVDAALIYHYYYYGDQAKTGENSNNVTPYYFKNEDPGAFLSVSGGGVLKSSKNAAAAQAFLKFITGKKGQEVLKNGTSFEYAIGSDVPANDKLVPIKDLQAPKVDAAKLNSQKVSDLMTQAGLL; from the coding sequence ATGAAGATCCGCAACAGCGCGCTGGCCGGCATCGCACTCGCCGCCACCGCCGCTCTTGGCCTGACCGCCTGCGGCGGCGCCACCCCCGCCGGCAACGGCTCGTCTTCCGCTTCCGGCGGCGCCGCCGCGGGCGGGATTACGGTATACAACGCACAGCACGAGAGCCTCACCAAGGAATGGGTGGATGCCTTCACGGCCGAAACCGGCATCAAGGTGACCCTCCGGCAGGGCGATGACACGGAGATGTCCAACCAGATCATCCAGGAAGGCCAGGCGTCCCCCGCGGACGTGTTCCTCACCGAAAACTCCCCCGCCATGACCCAGGTGGAGAACGCAGGCCTGTTCGCCGACGTCAACAAGGACACCCTGGCCCAGGTCCCCTCCGAATTCACCCCCTCCACCGGGAAGTGGACGGGCATCGCCGCACGCTCCACCGTCCTGGTCTACAACAAGACCAAGCTCACCGAGGACCAGCTGCCCAAGTCCATGCTTGACCTGGCCAAGCCCGAATGGAAGGGCCGCTGGGCTGCGTCGCCCACCGGCGCGGACTTCCAGGCCATTGTCTCCGCACTGCTGGAACTGAAGGGCGAGTCCGCCACCGAGGACTGGCTCAAGGCCATGAAGGACAACTCCAAGGCGTACAAAGGCAACAGCACGGCCATGAAGGCAGTCAACGCCGGTGAAGTGGATGCCGCGCTGATCTACCACTACTACTACTACGGCGACCAGGCCAAGACCGGCGAGAACTCCAACAACGTCACGCCTTACTACTTCAAGAATGAGGACCCGGGCGCGTTCCTGTCCGTCTCCGGCGGCGGCGTGCTCAAGTCGTCCAAGAACGCTGCAGCCGCGCAGGCCTTCCTGAAGTTCATCACCGGCAAGAAGGGGCAGGAAGTCCTGAAGAACGGCACGTCGTTCGAGTACGCCATCGGCTCTGATGTGCCTGCCAACGACAAGCTGGTTCCCATCAAGGACCTGCAGGCCCCCAAGGTGGACGCTGCGAAACTCAACTCCCAGAAGGTCAGCGATCTGATGACCCAGGCAGGACTACTGTAA